Proteins encoded by one window of Lathyrus oleraceus cultivar Zhongwan6 chromosome 1, CAAS_Psat_ZW6_1.0, whole genome shotgun sequence:
- the LOC127135647 gene encoding growth-regulating factor 1 isoform X2 codes for MNKNKFPFTPSQWQELEHQALVYKYMASGISIPPDLLFTIRKSFLDSPLSSRLLPNNQQHHFGWNYLQMGLGRKIDPEPGRCRRTDGKKWRCSKEAYPDSKYCERHMHRGKNRSRKPVEVLKTTTNNASTFANSSNTKNSSSLSFDTQQHQNYPQNSIYGSNLQHSFMYPHTASRSSASSGIGLSFEDNNASLFLDSNSCSQNNGDYRYVYGQKEEVDEYAFFKEPSGSTTMKSFSASSMEHDPWQLTPLTMSSSSSSSSSLRQRSFSSMSNDYSCLQLQSFNEHSKQQEQEEPQKIVHRFFDELPHKGRDQWLDLDDKSSTTQLSISIPSSAHDFPTFTSRNNHHDG; via the exons ATGAACAAGAACAAGTTTCCTTTTACTCCCTCACAATGGCAAGAGCTTGAACATCAAGCTCTTGTTTACAAGTACATGGCTAGTGGTATCTCTATTCCTCCTGATCTTCTTTTCACCATCAGAAAAAGCTTTTTGGACTCTCCTCTCTCTTCAAGACTCTTGCCTAACAACCAACAACATCACT TTGGATGGAACTATCTGCAGATGGGTTTAGGAAGAAAGATAGATCCAGAGCCAGGTAGATGCAGAAGAACAGATGGAAAGAAATGGAGATGTTCAAAAGAAGCATATCCAGATTCTAAATACTGTGAGAGACATATGCATAGAGGAAAAAACCGTTCAAGAAAGCCTGTGGAAGTTCTGAAAACAACAACAAATAATGCTTCAACATTTGCAAACTCATCAAACACCAAAAATAGTTCTTCTTTGTCCTTTGATACACAACAACACCAAAACTACCCTCAAAATTCTATCTATGGTTCCAATTTGCAACATTCCTTTATGTATCCTCACACTGCATCAAGGTCATCAGCATCATCTGGTATTGGTTTGTCATTTGAAGACAATAATGCTTCCTTGTTTCTTGACAGTAACTCTTGCTCTCAGAATAATGGAGATTACAG GTATGTGTATGGACAAAAAGAAGAGGTAGATGAGTATGCATTTTTCAAAGAGCCTTCCGGTAGCACTACTATGAAAAGCTTCTCTGCTTCATCAATGGAACATGATCCTTGGCAACTAACACCACTCACTATgagttcatcatcatcatcatcttcatctcTGAGACAGAGGAGTTTTTCTTCTATGTCCAATGATTACTCTTGCTTGCAACTTCAGAGCTTCAATGAACACTCAAAACAGCAAGAACAAGAAGAACCTCAGAAAATTGTTCATCGCTTCTTCGATGAATTGCCGCACAAAGGGAGAGACCAATGGCTTGATTTGGATGATAAATCATCCACTACTCAACTCTCGATTTCTATTCCTTCTTCTGCTCATGATTTTCCAACTTTCACTTCAAGAAATAATCACCATG ATGGTTGA
- the LOC127135647 gene encoding growth-regulating factor 1 isoform X1, producing the protein MNKNKFPFTPSQWQELEHQALVYKYMASGISIPPDLLFTIRKSFLDSPLSSRLLPNNQQHHFGWNYLQMGLGRKIDPEPGRCRRTDGKKWRCSKEAYPDSKYCERHMHRGKNRSRKPVEVLKTTTNNASTFANSSNTKNSSSLSFDTQQHQNYPQNSIYGSNLQHSFMYPHTASRSSASSGIGLSFEDNNASLFLDSNSCSQNNGDYRNRYVYGQKEEVDEYAFFKEPSGSTTMKSFSASSMEHDPWQLTPLTMSSSSSSSSSLRQRSFSSMSNDYSCLQLQSFNEHSKQQEQEEPQKIVHRFFDELPHKGRDQWLDLDDKSSTTQLSISIPSSAHDFPTFTSRNNHHDG; encoded by the exons ATGAACAAGAACAAGTTTCCTTTTACTCCCTCACAATGGCAAGAGCTTGAACATCAAGCTCTTGTTTACAAGTACATGGCTAGTGGTATCTCTATTCCTCCTGATCTTCTTTTCACCATCAGAAAAAGCTTTTTGGACTCTCCTCTCTCTTCAAGACTCTTGCCTAACAACCAACAACATCACT TTGGATGGAACTATCTGCAGATGGGTTTAGGAAGAAAGATAGATCCAGAGCCAGGTAGATGCAGAAGAACAGATGGAAAGAAATGGAGATGTTCAAAAGAAGCATATCCAGATTCTAAATACTGTGAGAGACATATGCATAGAGGAAAAAACCGTTCAAGAAAGCCTGTGGAAGTTCTGAAAACAACAACAAATAATGCTTCAACATTTGCAAACTCATCAAACACCAAAAATAGTTCTTCTTTGTCCTTTGATACACAACAACACCAAAACTACCCTCAAAATTCTATCTATGGTTCCAATTTGCAACATTCCTTTATGTATCCTCACACTGCATCAAGGTCATCAGCATCATCTGGTATTGGTTTGTCATTTGAAGACAATAATGCTTCCTTGTTTCTTGACAGTAACTCTTGCTCTCAGAATAATGGAGATTACAG GAACAGGTATGTGTATGGACAAAAAGAAGAGGTAGATGAGTATGCATTTTTCAAAGAGCCTTCCGGTAGCACTACTATGAAAAGCTTCTCTGCTTCATCAATGGAACATGATCCTTGGCAACTAACACCACTCACTATgagttcatcatcatcatcatcttcatctcTGAGACAGAGGAGTTTTTCTTCTATGTCCAATGATTACTCTTGCTTGCAACTTCAGAGCTTCAATGAACACTCAAAACAGCAAGAACAAGAAGAACCTCAGAAAATTGTTCATCGCTTCTTCGATGAATTGCCGCACAAAGGGAGAGACCAATGGCTTGATTTGGATGATAAATCATCCACTACTCAACTCTCGATTTCTATTCCTTCTTCTGCTCATGATTTTCCAACTTTCACTTCAAGAAATAATCACCATG ATGGTTGA